A genomic window from Betta splendens chromosome 17, fBetSpl5.4, whole genome shotgun sequence includes:
- the tnk2b gene encoding activated CDC42 kinase 1 isoform X5: MQSEEGTEWLLELLMEVQLQQYFLRIRDDLNVTRLSHFDYVKNEDLEKIGMGRPGQRRLWEAVKRRKAMCKRKSWMSKVFSGKRPDGGDFPQQGQPASSFRKLSPTPPLSLVEGVLVAHPGGAPLDGQQQALTCLIPEKDLILFEKLGDGSFGVVKRGEWLTPTGKLLNVAVKCLKTDVLSQPDALEDFICEVNAMHSLDHENLIRLYGVVLTHPMKMITELAPLGSLLDRLRFVCPQGPVLINTLCQYAVQVACGMAYLEQRRFIHRDLAARNILLASAQTVKIGDFGLMRALPNNHEHYVMQEHRKVPFAWCAPESLKTRTFSHATDTWMFGVTLWEMFTHGQEPWLGLNGSQILHKIDKEGERLPKPEDCPQDIYNVMLQCWAQKPDDRPTFVALREFLLESMPTDMCALQDFDEPDKLHILVNDIITIIEGRAENYWWRGQNKRTLKVGQFPRNVVTSVAGLSAHDISRPLKNSFIHTGHGDTNPHRCWGYPDRIDDLYLGNPMDPPDVLGSDLSAARPTQLQGRAKKEPPLRPPQPAVLIKSKSGLSQQLLTHCSCPLCSLLAPLLKEPCYDPVNDAEDLTSAGLKRSLWKTGSVKGLKLKPAAWVSACKHGSSHPCGLGYSRNSEVSLIDFGEEFPPPTPSPSPSPVVEIHVPSLSKLVLEAGNILDRTPPQSPSRSLPCPLHPTPVVDWDARPLPPPPAYDDVAQDEDDMEVSSINSSEQPHEEAQSEVCKPDSSAQKDQGEVLASRVSDRPGVEDNLFLSSKQTQGLSTSFSQSAEIFQELQQECMRRLNVPVGSTARPSSPSSALCPQTPCNSQAQEEMSHNVLSFNEDKPQIPPRIPIPPRPIKRGDYTAARWSGDLSLSPTPGDATDDVSCPKQVSPPRIPPRDPLSQSGSRTPSPMSLVVGSPQQRLYSVSPTNMQAPLTSCPATNTYGSYLSASPGKLMPTTHSFASDPKYAAPKVIQAQAQGKDCSNKGPCILPIVRDGRKVSNTHYYLLPERPPYLDRYDRFFKESESLPTSIAEDRHVRQVNTATVRPMVVSNLSFQGHTQGQGLIQSGELKANFSTNNNSMLGGLRSGMRTSVSLPRVCSDRLTAPMVNASCIQTDEGGDTADQVKMVQEAVHGVTLEECRTALQNHNWNAHKAVHYLKVEQLFCLGLRSRSECLKLLEMCDWNLEVASTQMLENYGSATRQRR, encoded by the exons ATGCAGAGTGAGGAAGGCACAGAATGGCTTCTCgagctgctgatggaggtgcagctgcagcagtactTTCTGAGGATACGCGACGACCTCAACGTCACCCGACTCTCTCACTTTGACTATGTGAAGAATGAAGACCTGGAGAAAATCGGCATGGGGCGACCTG gccAGCGACGTCTGTGGGAAGCAGTAAAAAGAAGGAAAGCTATGTGCAAGCGCAAGTCATGGATGAGCAAG GTTTTCAGCGGTAAGCGTCCAGACGGTGGAGACTTCCCCCAGCAGGGGCAGCCAGCCTCCTCTTTTCGTAAACTGTCGCCCACTCCACCCCTGAGTCTGGTGGAGGGAGTCCTGGTCGCACACCCTGGTGGTGCTCCACTTGATGGACAGCAGCAGGCTCTCACCTGTCTCATCCCAGAGAAGGACTTGATCCTTTTTGAAAAGCTCGGGGACGGCTCCTTTGGGGTGGTAAAAAGAGGAGAGTGGCTGACGCCTACAGGGAAGTTG TTAAACGTAGCTGTGAAATGTCTGAAGACAGACGTGCTCAGCCAGCCTGACGCTCTGGAGGACTTCATCTGTGAGGTCAACGCTATGCACTCCCTCGATCACGAGAACCTCATTCGCCTCTACGGTGTGGTGCTCACACACCCAATGAAGATG ATCACTGAGCTGGCTCCTCTGGGATCTCTGCTGGACCGTCTGCGATTCGTGTGTCCGCAGGGTCCGGTGTTAATCAACACCCTGTGTCAGTATGCTGTGCAGGTGGCATGTGGCATGGCCTacctggagcagaggaggtTCATCCACAGGGACCTGGCTGCCAG AAACATCCTCCTGGCCTCTGCTCAAACAGTGAAGATCGGTGACTTTGGGCTCATGAGGGCTCTACCTAACAACCATGAGCACTATGTCATGCAGGAGCATCGCAAAGTCCCCTTCGCATG GTGTGCCCCAGAGAGCCTGAAGACCAGGACGTTCTCCCATGCTACAGATACATGGATGTTTGGAGTTACTCTCTGGGAGATGTTCACACATGGCCAGGAGCCTTGGCTGGGTCTGAATGGGAGCCAG attcTGCATAAGATTGATAAAGAAGGTGAACGCCTCCCTAAGCCAGAGGACTGTCCACAGGATATTTACAATGTCATGCTGCAATGCTGGGCTCAGAAACCAGACGACAGACCTACCTTTGTTGCCCTGCGAGAGTTCCTGCTTGAG AGCATGCCCACAGACATGTGTGCTTTGCAGGATTTTGATGAGCCTGACAAACTACACATTCTGGttaatgacatcatcaccatcatagAGGGGAG AGCAGAGAACTACTGGTGGCGAGGCCAAAACAAGAGAACTCTTAAGGTCGGACAGTTTCCCAGGAATGTGGTGacgtcagtggcgggtttgtcGGCTCATGACATCAGCCGGCCACTGAAGAACAGCTTCATCCACACAGGACATGGAGACACCAACCCTCATCGCTGCTGGGGCTACCCTGACAGGATCGATGA TTTGTACCTTGGAAATCCGATGGATCCTCCAGATGTTCTGGGTTCAGACCTCAGCGCTGCTCGCCCTACACAGCTACAAGGCCGAGCAAAGA AGGAGCCTCCTCTCCGCCCTCCTCAGCCAGCAGTGTTGATCAAGAGTAAGTCTGGTTTGTCTCAGCAGCTTCTCACCCATTGTTCCTGCCCTCTCTGTTCCCTCCTAGCTCCTCTCCTTAAAG AGCCTTGCTATGATCCAGTGAACGATGCTGAGGATCTGACATCAGCAGGACTAAAGAGGTCGCTTTGGAAAACGGGTTCAGTTAAAGGCTTAAAACTCAAACCCGCTGCGTGGGTCTCTGCTTGCAAACACGGAAGCAGCCACCCTTGTGGTTTGGGCTACAGCCGCAACAGTGAAGTATCCCTCATTGACTTTGGGGAGGAGTTCCCTCCACCCACGCCATCGCCCTCACCATCACCCGTGGTGGAAATTCACGTCCCCTCTCTTTCAAAACTGGTGTTGGAGGCAGGAAACATCCTGGACCGGACACCACCTCAAAGTCCATCTAGATCGTTGCCCTGTCCCCTTCACCCCACACCGGTAGTGGACTGGGATGCCCGACCATTACCTCCGCCCCCAGCCTATGACGATGTAGCACAGGATGAAGATGATATGGAG GTGAGCTCCATTAACAGCTCAGAGCAGCCGCATGAAGAGGCTCAGTCCGAAGTCTGTAAACCAGACTCCTCTGCTCAGAAGGATCAAGGTGAAGTTCTTGCCTCCAGGGTTTCAGACCGACCAGGTGTGGAGGACAACCTGTTTCTCTCCAGCAAACAGACCCAGGGCTTGTCTACGTCTTTCTCCCAGTCTGCTGAGATcttccaggagctgcagcaggagtgcATGAGAAGGCTAAATGTCCCAGTGGGAAGCACTGCTCGCCCGAGCTCCCCATCCTCGGCTTTATGCCCCCAGACTCCTTGTAACTCCCAGGCCCAGGAGGAAATGTCACACAATGTGCTCTCCTTCAATGAGGACAAACCTCAGATCCCCCCACGCATCCCCATACCCCCTCGCCCCATTAAAAGGGGTGACTACACAGCTGCTCGCTGGTCAGGCGACCTTTCTCTGTCTCCGACACCAGGAGACGCCACAGATGATGTCTCATGCCCAAAGCAGGTCTCGCCACCTCGGATCCCTCCCAGGGACCCATTGTCCCAGTCAGGCTCTAGGACTCCTAGCCCTATGAGCTTAGTAGTGGGTTCCCCTCAGCAGAGACTCTACTCTGTCAGCCCTACTAACATGCAGGCTCCCCTTACTTCCTGTCCCGCCACAAACACTTATGGCTCCTACCTCTCCGCATCTCCCGGCAAACTAATGCCTACCACGCACAGCTTTGCCTCAGATCCTAAGTATGCTGCCCCCAAAGTAATCCAAGCCCAGGCACAAGGGAAGGACTGCTCCAACAAAGGCCCTTGCATCCTTCCCATTGTTCGCGATGGACGGAAAGTCAGCAACACCCACTATTACCTTCTGCCCGAAAGGCCGCCATATCTTGATCGTTACGACCGCTTCTTTAAGGAATCGGAGAGCCTTCCCACCAGCATTGCTGAGGACAGACATGTGCGTCAAGTCAACACCGCCACCGTGAGACCCATGGTGGTCAGTAACCTGTCCTTCCAgggacacacacagggacagggGCTCATCCAGTCAGGCGAACTGAAGGCCAATTTCTCCACCAACAATAATAGCATGTTAGGTGGCCTACGGTCAGGGATGAGGACGTCAGTTAGCCTCCCCCGTGTCTGTTCAGACAGGCTGACAGCCCCAATGGTCAACGCTTCCTGCATACAGACTGATGAAGGAGGGGACACAGCTGACCAGGTCAAAATG GTCCAGGAGGCAGTTCACGGAGTCACACTAGAGGAGTGCAGAACTGCTCTACAGAACCACAACTGGAATGCCCACAAAGCTGTTCATTACCTTAAG gtggagcagttGTTCTGCTTGGGACTGAggagcaggtcagagtgtctaAAGCTGCTAGAGATGTGCGACTGGAACCTGGAGGTAGCTAGCACACAGATGCTGGAGAACTACGGATCTGCAACAAGACAGAG GCGGTAA
- the tnk2b gene encoding activated CDC42 kinase 1 isoform X7 — protein MRRFDKLKNSFSFLAHFHIYRKLGSSMQSEEGTEWLLELLMEVQLQQYFLRIRDDLNVTRLSHFDYVKNEDLEKIGMGRPGQRRLWEAVKRRKAMCKRKSWMSKVFSGKRPDGGDFPQQGQPASSFRKLSPTPPLSLVEGVLVAHPGGAPLDGQQQALTCLIPEKDLILFEKLGDGSFGVVKRGEWLTPTGKLLNVAVKCLKTDVLSQPDALEDFICEVNAMHSLDHENLIRLYGVVLTHPMKMITELAPLGSLLDRLRFVCPQGPVLINTLCQYAVQVACGMAYLEQRRFIHRDLAARNILLASAQTVKIGDFGLMRALPNNHEHYVMQEHRKVPFAWCAPESLKTRTFSHATDTWMFGVTLWEMFTHGQEPWLGLNGSQILHKIDKEGERLPKPEDCPQDIYNVMLQCWAQKPDDRPTFVALREFLLESMPTDMCALQDFDEPDKLHILVNDIITIIEGRAENYWWRGQNKRTLKVGQFPRNVVTSVAGLSAHDISRPLKNSFIHTGHGDTNPHRCWGYPDRIDDLYLGNPMDPPDVLGSDLSAARPTQLQGRAKKPCYDPVNDAEDLTSAGLKRSLWKTGSVKGLKLKPAAWVSACKHGSSHPCGLGYSRNSEVSLIDFGEEFPPPTPSPSPSPVVEIHVPSLSKLVLEAGNILDRTPPQSPSRSLPCPLHPTPVVDWDARPLPPPPAYDDVAQDEDDMEVSSINSSEQPHEEAQSEVCKPDSSAQKDQGEVLASRVSDRPGVEDNLFLSSKQTQGLSTSFSQSAEIFQELQQECMRRLNVPVGSTARPSSPSSALCPQTPCNSQAQEEMSHNVLSFNEDKPQIPPRIPIPPRPIKRGDYTAARWSGDLSLSPTPGDATDDVSCPKQVSPPRIPPRDPLSQSGSRTPSPMSLVVGSPQQRLYSVSPTNMQAPLTSCPATNTYGSYLSASPGKLMPTTHSFASDPKYAAPKVIQAQAQGKDCSNKGPCILPIVRDGRKVSNTHYYLLPERPPYLDRYDRFFKESESLPTSIAEDRHVRQVNTATVRPMVVSNLSFQGHTQGQGLIQSGELKANFSTNNNSMLGGLRSGMRTSVSLPRVCSDRLTAPMVNASCIQTDEGGDTADQVKMVQEAVHGVTLEECRTALQNHNWNAHKAVHYLKVEQLFCLGLRSRSECLKLLEMCDWNLEVASTQMLENYGSATRQRR, from the exons ATGCGACGGTTTGACAAGCTGAAAAACTCATTTTCCTTCCTGGCTCACTTTCACATATATCGA AAGCTGGGCAGTAGCATGCAGAGTGAGGAAGGCACAGAATGGCTTCTCgagctgctgatggaggtgcagctgcagcagtactTTCTGAGGATACGCGACGACCTCAACGTCACCCGACTCTCTCACTTTGACTATGTGAAGAATGAAGACCTGGAGAAAATCGGCATGGGGCGACCTG gccAGCGACGTCTGTGGGAAGCAGTAAAAAGAAGGAAAGCTATGTGCAAGCGCAAGTCATGGATGAGCAAG GTTTTCAGCGGTAAGCGTCCAGACGGTGGAGACTTCCCCCAGCAGGGGCAGCCAGCCTCCTCTTTTCGTAAACTGTCGCCCACTCCACCCCTGAGTCTGGTGGAGGGAGTCCTGGTCGCACACCCTGGTGGTGCTCCACTTGATGGACAGCAGCAGGCTCTCACCTGTCTCATCCCAGAGAAGGACTTGATCCTTTTTGAAAAGCTCGGGGACGGCTCCTTTGGGGTGGTAAAAAGAGGAGAGTGGCTGACGCCTACAGGGAAGTTG TTAAACGTAGCTGTGAAATGTCTGAAGACAGACGTGCTCAGCCAGCCTGACGCTCTGGAGGACTTCATCTGTGAGGTCAACGCTATGCACTCCCTCGATCACGAGAACCTCATTCGCCTCTACGGTGTGGTGCTCACACACCCAATGAAGATG ATCACTGAGCTGGCTCCTCTGGGATCTCTGCTGGACCGTCTGCGATTCGTGTGTCCGCAGGGTCCGGTGTTAATCAACACCCTGTGTCAGTATGCTGTGCAGGTGGCATGTGGCATGGCCTacctggagcagaggaggtTCATCCACAGGGACCTGGCTGCCAG AAACATCCTCCTGGCCTCTGCTCAAACAGTGAAGATCGGTGACTTTGGGCTCATGAGGGCTCTACCTAACAACCATGAGCACTATGTCATGCAGGAGCATCGCAAAGTCCCCTTCGCATG GTGTGCCCCAGAGAGCCTGAAGACCAGGACGTTCTCCCATGCTACAGATACATGGATGTTTGGAGTTACTCTCTGGGAGATGTTCACACATGGCCAGGAGCCTTGGCTGGGTCTGAATGGGAGCCAG attcTGCATAAGATTGATAAAGAAGGTGAACGCCTCCCTAAGCCAGAGGACTGTCCACAGGATATTTACAATGTCATGCTGCAATGCTGGGCTCAGAAACCAGACGACAGACCTACCTTTGTTGCCCTGCGAGAGTTCCTGCTTGAG AGCATGCCCACAGACATGTGTGCTTTGCAGGATTTTGATGAGCCTGACAAACTACACATTCTGGttaatgacatcatcaccatcatagAGGGGAG AGCAGAGAACTACTGGTGGCGAGGCCAAAACAAGAGAACTCTTAAGGTCGGACAGTTTCCCAGGAATGTGGTGacgtcagtggcgggtttgtcGGCTCATGACATCAGCCGGCCACTGAAGAACAGCTTCATCCACACAGGACATGGAGACACCAACCCTCATCGCTGCTGGGGCTACCCTGACAGGATCGATGA TTTGTACCTTGGAAATCCGATGGATCCTCCAGATGTTCTGGGTTCAGACCTCAGCGCTGCTCGCCCTACACAGCTACAAGGCCGAGCAAAGA AGCCTTGCTATGATCCAGTGAACGATGCTGAGGATCTGACATCAGCAGGACTAAAGAGGTCGCTTTGGAAAACGGGTTCAGTTAAAGGCTTAAAACTCAAACCCGCTGCGTGGGTCTCTGCTTGCAAACACGGAAGCAGCCACCCTTGTGGTTTGGGCTACAGCCGCAACAGTGAAGTATCCCTCATTGACTTTGGGGAGGAGTTCCCTCCACCCACGCCATCGCCCTCACCATCACCCGTGGTGGAAATTCACGTCCCCTCTCTTTCAAAACTGGTGTTGGAGGCAGGAAACATCCTGGACCGGACACCACCTCAAAGTCCATCTAGATCGTTGCCCTGTCCCCTTCACCCCACACCGGTAGTGGACTGGGATGCCCGACCATTACCTCCGCCCCCAGCCTATGACGATGTAGCACAGGATGAAGATGATATGGAG GTGAGCTCCATTAACAGCTCAGAGCAGCCGCATGAAGAGGCTCAGTCCGAAGTCTGTAAACCAGACTCCTCTGCTCAGAAGGATCAAGGTGAAGTTCTTGCCTCCAGGGTTTCAGACCGACCAGGTGTGGAGGACAACCTGTTTCTCTCCAGCAAACAGACCCAGGGCTTGTCTACGTCTTTCTCCCAGTCTGCTGAGATcttccaggagctgcagcaggagtgcATGAGAAGGCTAAATGTCCCAGTGGGAAGCACTGCTCGCCCGAGCTCCCCATCCTCGGCTTTATGCCCCCAGACTCCTTGTAACTCCCAGGCCCAGGAGGAAATGTCACACAATGTGCTCTCCTTCAATGAGGACAAACCTCAGATCCCCCCACGCATCCCCATACCCCCTCGCCCCATTAAAAGGGGTGACTACACAGCTGCTCGCTGGTCAGGCGACCTTTCTCTGTCTCCGACACCAGGAGACGCCACAGATGATGTCTCATGCCCAAAGCAGGTCTCGCCACCTCGGATCCCTCCCAGGGACCCATTGTCCCAGTCAGGCTCTAGGACTCCTAGCCCTATGAGCTTAGTAGTGGGTTCCCCTCAGCAGAGACTCTACTCTGTCAGCCCTACTAACATGCAGGCTCCCCTTACTTCCTGTCCCGCCACAAACACTTATGGCTCCTACCTCTCCGCATCTCCCGGCAAACTAATGCCTACCACGCACAGCTTTGCCTCAGATCCTAAGTATGCTGCCCCCAAAGTAATCCAAGCCCAGGCACAAGGGAAGGACTGCTCCAACAAAGGCCCTTGCATCCTTCCCATTGTTCGCGATGGACGGAAAGTCAGCAACACCCACTATTACCTTCTGCCCGAAAGGCCGCCATATCTTGATCGTTACGACCGCTTCTTTAAGGAATCGGAGAGCCTTCCCACCAGCATTGCTGAGGACAGACATGTGCGTCAAGTCAACACCGCCACCGTGAGACCCATGGTGGTCAGTAACCTGTCCTTCCAgggacacacacagggacagggGCTCATCCAGTCAGGCGAACTGAAGGCCAATTTCTCCACCAACAATAATAGCATGTTAGGTGGCCTACGGTCAGGGATGAGGACGTCAGTTAGCCTCCCCCGTGTCTGTTCAGACAGGCTGACAGCCCCAATGGTCAACGCTTCCTGCATACAGACTGATGAAGGAGGGGACACAGCTGACCAGGTCAAAATG GTCCAGGAGGCAGTTCACGGAGTCACACTAGAGGAGTGCAGAACTGCTCTACAGAACCACAACTGGAATGCCCACAAAGCTGTTCATTACCTTAAG gtggagcagttGTTCTGCTTGGGACTGAggagcaggtcagagtgtctaAAGCTGCTAGAGATGTGCGACTGGAACCTGGAGGTAGCTAGCACACAGATGCTGGAGAACTACGGATCTGCAACAAGACAGAG GCGGTAA
- the tnk2b gene encoding activated CDC42 kinase 1 isoform X8 codes for MRRFDKLKNSFSFLAHFHIYRKLGSSMQSEEGTEWLLELLMEVQLQQYFLRIRDDLNVTRLSHFDYVKNEDLEKIGMGRPGQRRLWEAVKRRKAMCKRKSWMSKVFSGKRPDGGDFPQQGQPASSFRKLSPTPPLSLVEGVLVAHPGGAPLDGQQQALTCLIPEKDLILFEKLGDGSFGVVKRGEWLTPTGKLLNVAVKCLKTDVLSQPDALEDFICEVNAMHSLDHENLIRLYGVVLTHPMKMITELAPLGSLLDRLRFVCPQGPVLINTLCQYAVQVACGMAYLEQRRFIHRDLAARNILLASAQTVKIGDFGLMRALPNNHEHYVMQEHRKVPFAWCAPESLKTRTFSHATDTWMFGVTLWEMFTHGQEPWLGLNGSQILHKIDKEGERLPKPEDCPQDIYNVMLQCWAQKPDDRPTFVALREFLLESMPTDMCALQDFDEPDKLHILVNDIITIIEGRAENYWWRGQNKRTLKVGQFPRNVVTSVAGLSAHDISRPLKNSFIHTGHGDTNPHRCWGYPDRIDDLYLGNPMDPPDVLGSDLSAARPTQLQGRAKKPCYDPVNDAEDLTSAGLKRSLWKTGSVKGLKLKPAAWVSACKHGSSHPCGLGYSRNSEVSLIDFGEEFPPPTPSPSPSPVVEIHVPSLSKLVLEAGNILDRTPPQSPSRSLPCPLHPTPVVDWDARPLPPPPAYDDVAQDEDDMEVSSINSSEQPHEEAQSEVCKPDSSAQKDQGEVLASRVSDRPGVEDNLFLSSKQTQGLSTSFSQSAEIFQELQQECMRRLNVPVGSTARPSSPSSALCPQTPCNSQAQEEMSHNVLSFNEDKPQIPPRIPIPPRPIKRGDYTAARWSGDLSLSPTPGDATDDVSCPKQVSPPRIPPRDPLSQSGSRTPSPMSLVVGSPQQRLYSVSPTNMQAPLTSCPATNTYGSYLSASPGKLMPTTHSFASDPKYAAPKVIQAQAQGKDCSNKGPCILPIVRDGRKVSNTHYYLLPERPPYLDRYDRFFKESESLPTSIAEDRHVRQVNTATVRPMVVSNLSFQGHTQGQGLIQSGELKANFSTNNNSMLGGLRSGMRTSVSLPRVCSDRLTAPMVNASCIQTDEGGDTADQVKMVQEAVHGVTLEECRTALQNHNWNAHKAVHYLKVEQLFCLGLRSRSECLKLLEMCDWNLEVASTQMLENYGSATRQR; via the exons ATGCGACGGTTTGACAAGCTGAAAAACTCATTTTCCTTCCTGGCTCACTTTCACATATATCGA AAGCTGGGCAGTAGCATGCAGAGTGAGGAAGGCACAGAATGGCTTCTCgagctgctgatggaggtgcagctgcagcagtactTTCTGAGGATACGCGACGACCTCAACGTCACCCGACTCTCTCACTTTGACTATGTGAAGAATGAAGACCTGGAGAAAATCGGCATGGGGCGACCTG gccAGCGACGTCTGTGGGAAGCAGTAAAAAGAAGGAAAGCTATGTGCAAGCGCAAGTCATGGATGAGCAAG GTTTTCAGCGGTAAGCGTCCAGACGGTGGAGACTTCCCCCAGCAGGGGCAGCCAGCCTCCTCTTTTCGTAAACTGTCGCCCACTCCACCCCTGAGTCTGGTGGAGGGAGTCCTGGTCGCACACCCTGGTGGTGCTCCACTTGATGGACAGCAGCAGGCTCTCACCTGTCTCATCCCAGAGAAGGACTTGATCCTTTTTGAAAAGCTCGGGGACGGCTCCTTTGGGGTGGTAAAAAGAGGAGAGTGGCTGACGCCTACAGGGAAGTTG TTAAACGTAGCTGTGAAATGTCTGAAGACAGACGTGCTCAGCCAGCCTGACGCTCTGGAGGACTTCATCTGTGAGGTCAACGCTATGCACTCCCTCGATCACGAGAACCTCATTCGCCTCTACGGTGTGGTGCTCACACACCCAATGAAGATG ATCACTGAGCTGGCTCCTCTGGGATCTCTGCTGGACCGTCTGCGATTCGTGTGTCCGCAGGGTCCGGTGTTAATCAACACCCTGTGTCAGTATGCTGTGCAGGTGGCATGTGGCATGGCCTacctggagcagaggaggtTCATCCACAGGGACCTGGCTGCCAG AAACATCCTCCTGGCCTCTGCTCAAACAGTGAAGATCGGTGACTTTGGGCTCATGAGGGCTCTACCTAACAACCATGAGCACTATGTCATGCAGGAGCATCGCAAAGTCCCCTTCGCATG GTGTGCCCCAGAGAGCCTGAAGACCAGGACGTTCTCCCATGCTACAGATACATGGATGTTTGGAGTTACTCTCTGGGAGATGTTCACACATGGCCAGGAGCCTTGGCTGGGTCTGAATGGGAGCCAG attcTGCATAAGATTGATAAAGAAGGTGAACGCCTCCCTAAGCCAGAGGACTGTCCACAGGATATTTACAATGTCATGCTGCAATGCTGGGCTCAGAAACCAGACGACAGACCTACCTTTGTTGCCCTGCGAGAGTTCCTGCTTGAG AGCATGCCCACAGACATGTGTGCTTTGCAGGATTTTGATGAGCCTGACAAACTACACATTCTGGttaatgacatcatcaccatcatagAGGGGAG AGCAGAGAACTACTGGTGGCGAGGCCAAAACAAGAGAACTCTTAAGGTCGGACAGTTTCCCAGGAATGTGGTGacgtcagtggcgggtttgtcGGCTCATGACATCAGCCGGCCACTGAAGAACAGCTTCATCCACACAGGACATGGAGACACCAACCCTCATCGCTGCTGGGGCTACCCTGACAGGATCGATGA TTTGTACCTTGGAAATCCGATGGATCCTCCAGATGTTCTGGGTTCAGACCTCAGCGCTGCTCGCCCTACACAGCTACAAGGCCGAGCAAAGA AGCCTTGCTATGATCCAGTGAACGATGCTGAGGATCTGACATCAGCAGGACTAAAGAGGTCGCTTTGGAAAACGGGTTCAGTTAAAGGCTTAAAACTCAAACCCGCTGCGTGGGTCTCTGCTTGCAAACACGGAAGCAGCCACCCTTGTGGTTTGGGCTACAGCCGCAACAGTGAAGTATCCCTCATTGACTTTGGGGAGGAGTTCCCTCCACCCACGCCATCGCCCTCACCATCACCCGTGGTGGAAATTCACGTCCCCTCTCTTTCAAAACTGGTGTTGGAGGCAGGAAACATCCTGGACCGGACACCACCTCAAAGTCCATCTAGATCGTTGCCCTGTCCCCTTCACCCCACACCGGTAGTGGACTGGGATGCCCGACCATTACCTCCGCCCCCAGCCTATGACGATGTAGCACAGGATGAAGATGATATGGAG GTGAGCTCCATTAACAGCTCAGAGCAGCCGCATGAAGAGGCTCAGTCCGAAGTCTGTAAACCAGACTCCTCTGCTCAGAAGGATCAAGGTGAAGTTCTTGCCTCCAGGGTTTCAGACCGACCAGGTGTGGAGGACAACCTGTTTCTCTCCAGCAAACAGACCCAGGGCTTGTCTACGTCTTTCTCCCAGTCTGCTGAGATcttccaggagctgcagcaggagtgcATGAGAAGGCTAAATGTCCCAGTGGGAAGCACTGCTCGCCCGAGCTCCCCATCCTCGGCTTTATGCCCCCAGACTCCTTGTAACTCCCAGGCCCAGGAGGAAATGTCACACAATGTGCTCTCCTTCAATGAGGACAAACCTCAGATCCCCCCACGCATCCCCATACCCCCTCGCCCCATTAAAAGGGGTGACTACACAGCTGCTCGCTGGTCAGGCGACCTTTCTCTGTCTCCGACACCAGGAGACGCCACAGATGATGTCTCATGCCCAAAGCAGGTCTCGCCACCTCGGATCCCTCCCAGGGACCCATTGTCCCAGTCAGGCTCTAGGACTCCTAGCCCTATGAGCTTAGTAGTGGGTTCCCCTCAGCAGAGACTCTACTCTGTCAGCCCTACTAACATGCAGGCTCCCCTTACTTCCTGTCCCGCCACAAACACTTATGGCTCCTACCTCTCCGCATCTCCCGGCAAACTAATGCCTACCACGCACAGCTTTGCCTCAGATCCTAAGTATGCTGCCCCCAAAGTAATCCAAGCCCAGGCACAAGGGAAGGACTGCTCCAACAAAGGCCCTTGCATCCTTCCCATTGTTCGCGATGGACGGAAAGTCAGCAACACCCACTATTACCTTCTGCCCGAAAGGCCGCCATATCTTGATCGTTACGACCGCTTCTTTAAGGAATCGGAGAGCCTTCCCACCAGCATTGCTGAGGACAGACATGTGCGTCAAGTCAACACCGCCACCGTGAGACCCATGGTGGTCAGTAACCTGTCCTTCCAgggacacacacagggacagggGCTCATCCAGTCAGGCGAACTGAAGGCCAATTTCTCCACCAACAATAATAGCATGTTAGGTGGCCTACGGTCAGGGATGAGGACGTCAGTTAGCCTCCCCCGTGTCTGTTCAGACAGGCTGACAGCCCCAATGGTCAACGCTTCCTGCATACAGACTGATGAAGGAGGGGACACAGCTGACCAGGTCAAAATG GTCCAGGAGGCAGTTCACGGAGTCACACTAGAGGAGTGCAGAACTGCTCTACAGAACCACAACTGGAATGCCCACAAAGCTGTTCATTACCTTAAG gtggagcagttGTTCTGCTTGGGACTGAggagcaggtcagagtgtctaAAGCTGCTAGAGATGTGCGACTGGAACCTGGAGGTAGCTAGCACACAGATGCTGGAGAACTACGGATCTGCAACAAGACAGAGGTGA